In Deltaproteobacteria bacterium, the DNA window GCCGATGACAACGCGGGCAGACATGGAAGGAATCATACAACCTATAGATGAAATCCGGCACTTTTCCTTCCGCTTCTTCTTTGGGAATGGACAAAAGATCCTGATTGCACATCAGGCAGCGGGAAAAAAATTTCTCTGCCGCCGGTTGCAATTGGAGTTTGGAGAGTGTCTCCCGAATCTGCTCCCGCGGGTTATTGGCCTCGATCACCAAAACTTGAAGATCCCCGGATTTTTCCCGAATTTTTCGACTCCGGGTCAGAAGTACCCTGCCTTCCATGAGGGCCGCCTTGAATGCCCCTTCAAGATTTCCCCCTCCCCAGTATACGGCGTCAAACCCCAAAACCCGGAGCTTGCGGGCCAACTTTCCCAAGGTCCGGTCGGCAATGAATTTCATTATTAAATTTTATCCTTTCTTGGAGCAGGAGTCAAAACATCCGCTGGCCTTGTCCGCTTCGTTTTGGACTGTGATGCCGGAAAAGGGGGTTGTATTTTGGCGAATTATGCGCTAAGAAGTTCAGTATCATCACCCAAATGGATTCCTGCACCTGAAGGAAATATTTTTAAAGTGCAATTCCGAACGCCCAAAGATACCTACCAGGCTTATCAACGCTTTGCCGAGAAAGGTAATTTTAAGAAAGCTTATCATTGCCTGGAGAGCCTCCTTCACCAATTTCCCGGAGATGTGGACCTAATGATGGAGATTGTGAATTTCTCCCTCCATGAATGGGGGAAGTATGAGATGGCGAGATCCTGGCTGATCGACCTGACCAAATTCCGCTCCTTTTGGACGGACTATGCCCTGCTCAGCCGCGGGGAGGTGGAACTTGGAAACAATCGCAAGGCCAGGGAATACCTGGACCGGGCGAAGGAGCTGTTGCGGAAACAGGCCTCTCCCCAGGATAAAACAAAAGCCAGGGAGATCTTTTCCTATATCGAAAACCGGCTGGAGTATAATGAGTGGAGAGTGATCCGGGAAAAAAGGGAAACGAAGTTTCATCCGGCCAGGACAGAAAAATCCGCTCCTTACCTTAAAACCCACGCCGTCAGGGATAACAATATCCAGGGGCCTGCCACTGCCTGGCCCCCTTCCGCATTGCCTTCTCCCCAGAAGAAACAAGAAGGGGCGATCATCGAGAGGGAAAAAGAATCATTCACGATTCCCTCTTTTAGTATCCCCGTGAGCATTTCTCCCCCCGATCCCTCAATTTCTTTGACGAATCCCCCGGGTTTTCTTTCCTCTTTGCCAGAGATTAAACTCCTGATGGAATACAAGCATCTTACCATCCAGGGTGGTTTTGATGAGCTGCTGTGTTTAAATTCCATCCGCGAGGTGGAGAGGTTCTGGTATCAGATCGAGACCGTGAAGAAAGTCCTGAAGTATTTTCGGGGGCGGGTGCTTCTGTGTGATGAGGTGGGCCTGGGCAAGACCATTGAAGCAGGGATGGTCATCAAGGAATACCTGCTCCGGGGAATGGCGAGGAATATCCTGATCCTTGCCCCTCCAGCACTGGTTTCCCAGTGGAAGGAAGAAATGCAGATAAAATTTGCCATGGAATTTACAACCACTGACGATCCCGAAGCATTGGAAGATCCCGAAAAATTCTGGAAAGGGAAATACATCATCGCCTCCCTCCATACAGCCAAAAGTAAAAGGAATATGCCCCTGGTAACCCGGGAGTTCTTCGATCTTCTGGTCGTCGACGAGGCCCATCATTTAAGGAAC includes these proteins:
- a CDS encoding Mut7-C RNAse domain-containing protein, which encodes MKFIADRTLGKLARKLRVLGFDAVYWGGGNLEGAFKAALMEGRVLLTRSRKIREKSGDLQVLVIEANNPREQIRETLSKLQLQPAAEKFFSRCLMCNQDLLSIPKEEAEGKVPDFIYRLYDSFHVCPRCHRLYWPGTHLQKMKKEMEGAITGD
- a CDS encoding SNF2-related protein — its product is MQFRTPKDTYQAYQRFAEKGNFKKAYHCLESLLHQFPGDVDLMMEIVNFSLHEWGKYEMARSWLIDLTKFRSFWTDYALLSRGEVELGNNRKAREYLDRAKELLRKQASPQDKTKAREIFSYIENRLEYNEWRVIREKRETKFHPARTEKSAPYLKTHAVRDNNIQGPATAWPPSALPSPQKKQEGAIIEREKESFTIPSFSIPVSISPPDPSISLTNPPGFLSSLPEIKLLMEYKHLTIQGGFDELLCLNSIREVERFWYQIETVKKVLKYFRGRVLLCDEVGLGKTIEAGMVIKEYLLRGMARNILILAPPALVSQWKEEMQIKFAMEFTTTDDPEALEDPEKFWKGKYIIASLHTAKSKRNMPLVTREFFDLLVVDEAHHLRNRSTLAWKLVNQIQKRYILLLSATPLQNNLIELFNLITLLKPGQFKTEKLFRQEYLVKGNLRTPANKDKLRELLREVMIRNTRSAIDLKLPRRYATTLRIEPTGPERKIYQGLNDYLRSAGLNRQTVTLLLREAGSSPSALRESLLRLPHDHHKQEVMEWIHGLHDGSKGKALMDIVQSNPSEKIVIFTQFIKSIDYLTELLRRNGVPLAVFKGTLSTWEKNSAIENFRNEVPILISIE